A window from Primulina huaijiensis isolate GDHJ02 chromosome 11, ASM1229523v2, whole genome shotgun sequence encodes these proteins:
- the LOC140989051 gene encoding stress enhanced protein 1, chloroplastic-like isoform X1, whose protein sequence is MAAATQISSPLRCYASIRDGGGMIPAQTLAFAPRVPGKFGTVFATGCPLLIQKPFYLRFTAQNSKSVSIRCEQNTKEGNGLDIWIGRLAMVGFTAAISIEIATGKGLLENVGLITPLPIAALTVTALVGVLLAVFIFQSASNS, encoded by the exons ATGGCGGCAGCAACGCAGATTTCTTCTCCTCTCCGCTGCTACGCTTCAATTCGCG ATGGCGGCGGGATGATTCCAGCACAAACTCTTGCCTTTGCTCCTCGTGTCCCGGGCAAATTCGGAACCGTATTTGCTACTGGCTGTCCTCTCT TGATTCAGAAACCATTTTACCTGAGATTTACAgcacaaaattcaaaatctgTTTCCATTAGATGTGAGCAGAACACCAAGGAGGGGAATGGTTTAGATATATGGATTGGGAGACTGGCAATGGTAGGCTTTACTGCAGCTATTAGCATCGAAATCGCGACAGGCAAAGGACTCCTAGAG AATGTTGGGCTGATAACACCATTGCCCATAGCAGCATTGACAGTTACAGCACTGGTGGGAGTTCTACTCGCAGTCTTCATCTTCCAATCTGCATCCAACAGTTGA
- the LOC140989051 gene encoding stress enhanced protein 1, chloroplastic-like isoform X2, whose translation MAAATQISSPLRCYASIRDGGGMIPAQTLAFAPRVPGKFGTVFATGCPLLIQKPFYLRFTAQNSKSVSIRCEQNTKEGNGLDIWIGRLAMVGFTAAISIEIATGKGLLEISGPPWLCAL comes from the exons ATGGCGGCAGCAACGCAGATTTCTTCTCCTCTCCGCTGCTACGCTTCAATTCGCG ATGGCGGCGGGATGATTCCAGCACAAACTCTTGCCTTTGCTCCTCGTGTCCCGGGCAAATTCGGAACCGTATTTGCTACTGGCTGTCCTCTCT TGATTCAGAAACCATTTTACCTGAGATTTACAgcacaaaattcaaaatctgTTTCCATTAGATGTGAGCAGAACACCAAGGAGGGGAATGGTTTAGATATATGGATTGGGAGACTGGCAATGGTAGGCTTTACTGCAGCTATTAGCATCGAAATCGCGACAGGCAAAGGACTCCTAGAG ATCTCGGGTCCACCCTGGTTATGTGCTCTGTAA
- the LOC140987317 gene encoding uncharacterized protein, translating to MALNTWPNLSIFTMPSHFILPFFFIFSIFTVESTTSPGDITALMAFKSAVKPASIPPTSCLATWNFSTDPCSAPRTTDFTCGVTCSGNRVIQLTLDSQSYSGTLSPLISKLTRLITLDLSDNAFYGTIPSSISSLLNLKSLILRANYFEGSIPSSLTNLKSLETLDVSHNSLSGTLPDMNSLTGLANLDVSYNNLTENIPILPPNLKELAIKSNSLSGYLPIYSFSGMALLMVLELSDNLFSGTLDSWLFLLPSLQQVNLSNNSFTIAFVAKPPSGFGSDLVAVDLSFNKIEGLLPVNFTEYPMLRSLALSHNHFRGPIPKQFSRMEYLQRLYLDGNYLNGSPPAGLFAGGGPVSGSLGDNCLENCPVSSELCSKLQKPKSVCQQAYGGKHEVSRVS from the coding sequence ATGGCACTCAACACTTGGCCAAACCTCTCCATTTTCACCATGCCTAGCCATTTTATCCTCCCTTTTTTCTTCATCTTCTCCATTTTCACCGTCGAATCCACCACCTCCCCCGGAGATATCACCGCCCTAATGGCCTTCAAGTCCGCCGTAAAACCAGCCTCCATCCCTCCCACCTCCTGCCTCGCCACCTGGAACTTCTCCACCGACCCATGCTCGGCCCCGAGAACCACGGACTTCACCTGTGGCGTCACATGCTCCGGAAACCGAGTCATCCAGCTCACCCTTGATTCGCAATCTTACTCCGGAACCCTCAGCCCGCTCATATCCAAGCTCACTCGACTCATCACACTCGACCTCAGCGATAACGCTTTCTACGGCACTATTCCCTCCTCCATTTCTTCCCTTCTCAACTTGAAAAGTTTGATCCTTCGAGCTAATTACTTCGAGGGTTCAATCCCTTCTTCCCTCACGAATCTTAAATCCCTCGAAACCCTGGATGTTTCCCACAACTCGCTTTCCGGCACGTTGCCGGATATGAATTCGCTGACCGGGTTAGCCAACCTCGACGTCAGCTACAATAATCTCACCGAAAATATCCCCATACTTCCGCCAAATCTCAAGGAGCTAGCAATTAAATCCAATTCATTGTCCGGGTACTTACCCATATATTCTTTCTCCGGGATGGCCTTGTTAATGGTGTTGGAGCTGAGCGATAACTTGTTCTCCGGGACGCTGGATTCTTGGCTCTTCCTCTTGCCTTCTTTGCAGCAAGTAAATTTATCAAACAATTCCTTCACAATTGCCTTCGTCGCCAAGCCTCCCTCGGGCTTCGGCAGCGATCTCGTGGCCGTTGATCTGAGTTTCAATAAAATCGAGGGGCTTCTGCCTGTGAATTTTACGGAATACCCGATGCTGCGGTCACTGGCATTGAGCCACAACCATTTCAGAGGACCGATTCCGAAGCAGTTCAGCAGGATGGAATATTTGCAGAGACTATATCTTGACGGGAATTATCTGAATGGGTCTCCTCCGGCGGGGCTTTTCGCTGGCGGGGGACCGGTTTCCGGTAGTCTGGGAGATAATTGCCTGGAGAATTGCCCGGTTTCTTCGGAACTATGCTCGAAATTGCAGAAACCTAAGTCAGTATGCCAGCAGGCTTATGGTGGGAAACACGAAGTATCGAGGGTCAGTTAA